The following proteins come from a genomic window of Natrinema saccharevitans:
- a CDS encoding acyl-CoA carboxylase subunit beta, whose product MEDRIDELEELREEARKGGGEARIEKQHDKGKMTARERIDYFLDDGTFTEFDQLRTHQTSQFGMEEKKVPGDGVVTGYGEVNGRTTFVFAHDFTVFGGSLGEVFAEKVCKVMDMAMEVGAPVIGLNDSAGARIQEGVKSLAGYTEIFRRNQEASGVVPQISATMGPCAGGAVYSPAITDFIFMVKDTSHMYITGPGVTKTVTGEEVSHEELGGAMTHANKTGVAQFACESEEQALDDIKRLLSYLPQNNVEDPPRVEPWDDPDRRDEQLKDIVPPSPQKPYDMTNVIDSVVDEGSFFEVADNFAQNIVVGFGRLDGRSVGLVANQPRVNAGTLTVDASMKASRFVRFCDSFNIPIVTFVDVPGYMPGTDQEHRGIIRHGAKLLYAYAEATVPLLTVITRKAYGGAYCVMASKNLGADVNYAWPTAEIAVMGPQGAVNILYREELEEADNPDELRDELIEEYREEFANPYTATDKGFLDDVIVPTETRPRLIRDLEMLETKREQNPDKKHGNIPL is encoded by the coding sequence GACCGCCCGCGAGCGGATCGACTACTTCCTCGACGACGGCACGTTCACGGAGTTCGACCAGCTCCGGACCCACCAGACGAGCCAGTTCGGGATGGAGGAGAAGAAGGTCCCGGGCGACGGCGTCGTCACGGGCTACGGCGAGGTCAACGGGCGAACGACGTTCGTCTTCGCCCACGACTTCACCGTCTTCGGGGGGTCGCTCGGCGAGGTCTTCGCCGAGAAGGTCTGTAAGGTCATGGATATGGCGATGGAGGTCGGCGCGCCCGTCATCGGGCTCAACGACTCCGCCGGGGCCCGCATTCAGGAAGGCGTCAAGAGCCTCGCCGGCTACACCGAGATCTTCCGCCGCAACCAGGAAGCCAGCGGCGTCGTCCCCCAGATCTCCGCGACGATGGGGCCGTGTGCCGGCGGGGCCGTCTACTCCCCGGCGATCACCGACTTCATCTTCATGGTCAAAGACACCAGCCACATGTACATCACCGGGCCCGGTGTCACCAAGACCGTCACCGGGGAGGAAGTCTCCCACGAGGAACTCGGCGGCGCGATGACTCACGCGAACAAGACCGGCGTCGCCCAGTTCGCCTGCGAGAGCGAAGAGCAGGCTCTGGACGACATCAAGCGACTCCTCTCCTATCTCCCGCAGAACAACGTCGAGGACCCGCCCCGCGTCGAGCCCTGGGACGACCCCGACCGCCGCGACGAGCAGCTCAAGGACATCGTCCCCCCGAGTCCCCAGAAGCCCTACGACATGACCAACGTCATCGACTCGGTGGTCGACGAGGGCTCCTTCTTCGAGGTCGCGGACAACTTCGCACAGAACATCGTCGTCGGCTTCGGCCGACTCGACGGTCGCTCGGTCGGTCTCGTCGCCAACCAGCCACGGGTCAACGCCGGCACGCTGACCGTCGACGCCTCGATGAAGGCCTCGCGGTTCGTCCGCTTCTGTGACTCCTTTAACATCCCGATCGTCACCTTCGTCGACGTCCCCGGCTACATGCCCGGGACCGACCAGGAACACCGCGGGATCATCCGCCACGGCGCGAAACTGCTCTACGCCTACGCCGAGGCGACCGTTCCCCTGCTGACCGTCATCACCCGGAAGGCCTACGGCGGGGCCTACTGCGTCATGGCCTCGAAGAACCTCGGCGCGGACGTCAACTACGCCTGGCCGACCGCCGAGATCGCCGTCATGGGCCCACAGGGCGCGGTCAACATCCTCTACCGCGAGGAACTCGAGGAGGCCGACAACCCCGACGAACTGCGCGACGAACTCATCGAGGAGTACCGCGAGGAGTTCGCCAACCCCTACACCGCGACGGACAAGGGCTTCCTCGACGACGTCATCGTCCCGACCGAAACCCGGCCGCGGCTGATCCGCGACCTCGAGATGCTCGAGACCAAGCGCGAACAGAACCCGGACAAGAAACACGGCAACATCCCGCTGTAA